One Mercurialis annua linkage group LG3, ddMerAnnu1.2, whole genome shotgun sequence DNA window includes the following coding sequences:
- the LOC126672332 gene encoding uncharacterized protein LOC126672332 — MEKMIPHNLKCTTLPVFNGEGDPKDRTSRFYSTMGLLSVTDVLMCRVFPTTLTGTAQRWPNKLKRHSIINYTAISNEFLIRYLTNIPDKTTTSILRSCIQEEEKTLRNYMERFNKEAMKIDNLNVDIATEVLRKERDLES; from the coding sequence ATGGAGAAAATGATTCCTCATAATCTGAAATGCACGACCTTGCCGGTCTTCAATGGAGAAGGAGATCCAAAGGATCGTACATCCAGATTTTACTCCACAATGGGTCTGCTTAGCGTAACCGACGTACTCATGTGCAGAGTTTTCCCAACAACGCTGACCGGAACTGCTCAGCGATGGCCCAACAAATTGAAACGTCACTCCATTATAAACTACACCGCAATCTCCAATGAATTTCTTATCAGGTATCTAACTAACATACCTGATAAAACAACAACGAGCATATTGCGGTCCTGTATTCAGGAAGAAGAGAAGACTCTACGGAATTACATGGAGAGATTCAACAAAGAGGCaatgaagatagacaacctaAACGTCGACATAGCCACCGAAGTGCTCCGAAAGGAACGAGATTTGGAAAGCTAG